The following DNA comes from Deltaproteobacteria bacterium.
ACCTTTTCCCTGTTCGGTTCACTGGAGCCTTTGGCTATTTTCGCTGCTTTCTTCAGCAATACTGAGGCGGGAGGTGTCTTGGTCACATAGGTGAAGGAGCGATCGGCATACACAGTGATAACTACAGGAATAATCATGCCCTCCTGCCCCTGGGTCTTGGCATTGAACGACTTGCAAAACTCCATTATGTTCACCCCGTGTTGACCGAGAGCAGGGCCAATCGGCGGAGATGGGTTGGCCTGACCAGCCACCACTTGCAGTTTGATGTTCGCAATAACCTTTTTTGCCATGATCGATCTCTCCTGGTAACTCCTTCATTCCTCTGTGGCAAGCATGCAGGTTAGATCTTGGTCACCTGGACGAAATCAAGCTCCACCGGGGTAGAGCGCCCGAAAATGCTGACGAGAACCCGCACTTTGCCCTTTTCTGGATTGATCTCGTCTACCACACCACTGAAATTTGAAAATGGGCCGTCAATGACCCGCACCTCGTCGCCCCTTTCAAAGAGATACTTGGGCTTGGGCTTCAAGGCTCCTTCTGCCATCTGATTGATAATCTTTTCAGCCTCTTCGTCGCTGAGAGGCGTCGGCTTGCCCTTGCCCCCGATAAATCCCGTCACCTTGGGGGTATTCTTGACAATGTGCCATGTTTCGTCATTGAGCTCCATTCGCACCATGATATAGCCGGGATAGAATTTGCGAGCTGAAGTCTTGCGCTCACCCCTGACCAGCTCCACCACCTTCTCTGTGGGCACCAGGATTTCATCGAAGAGGTCTTCCTTGCCAAGACTCCTGATGCGGTCTTCAAGAGCTCCTTTTACCTTCTGCTCATATCCCGAATAGGTGTGCACAATAAACCACTGTTTGGCCACTGCAGTATCTCCGATCTACCGCCCAGTTCGGCCTTCACCTCCAGGCACCAATGTCCAATTCTTGACCTCTCCCCTAGCTCAGGACCATTTTCAGTATTCTGGACAATCCAAGATCCACGAGACCAAGAAAAGCGCCAATCAAGAAGACAATGACCAGCACCACAGAGGTGGAAGCTATTGTCTCCTTTCGACTGGGCCAGGTTACTTTGGTCAGCTCCACCTTGGCTTCCCGGACGAATTGCCCCGCCTGCTTCACTATGCCGGCAGTACGCGCACTCACACCATCCTTCTGGGGTGACTTGCTCTTTCTGGCAGCATCCTTTCGAACTCTGGCGCTGGAATCTGCACTGCTGCCCCTGGCTTTGGCACTGACAGCACTGTTCCTTCTAGCTGACCTCTTTTTTCCTTTCTTGGCCATTTTCGCGATCTCCCCAGAGTGCTCTCCGCTCTCTTAAAAATAAATGGCAGGCCAGGAGGGATTCGAACCCCCAACACCCGGATTTGGAGTCCGGTGCTCTAGCCGTTCGAGCTACTGGCCTGCAGGAATACGTGCGTAACAGATCATCAGTTCCAATGGCTGCGCAGCCAACAGCGCTCACCATTTCTCACATTGTCCGGCGCTTGTTCCTGAAGCGGGCAAAACTCTCCACCAGAGGCTTGACCTCTGGGCACCGTACGAGCCGTCTATTTGGTCTCTCTGTGAACCGTGTGGTGTCCACAGAAGCGACAATATTTACGAAACTCCAGTTTGTCAGGAGTAGTCCTCTTGTTTTTAGTGGTTGTATAATTTCGCCTCTTGCATTCACTGCAGGCGAGAGTAACAATGATTCGCATGCTCTACTCCAAGGCCTGGGAGAGGCCATGGCAAGGTTGGCCGATGGAGTTGGCCCGGTTATTCGATGACCTCGCTGATGACTCCCGCACCCACCGTGCGACCTCCCTCCCGAATGGCAAAGCGCAGCTCCTTCTCCATGGCTATAGGAGTGATCAACTCCACCCGCATGGCCACATTGTCACCAGGCATGACCATCTCCACCCCCTCGGGCAGCGTCACCACCCCGGTCACATCCGTAGTGCGAAAATAAAACTGCGGCCGATATCCATTGAAAAACGGCGTGTGCCGACCTCCCTCCTCCTTCTTCAATACATACACTACCTGACCACGCTCCACCTCGTCTCGCTTCACTCCACGCAACAATACACCTATGTTGTCTCCCGCCCGACCCTCATCCAGCGTCTTGCGAAACATCTCCACACCTGTACACACCGTCTTGTGCGTCGGCCGAATCCCCACTATCTCTACCTCGTCGCCTACTCGCACTATACCACGCTCAACTCTACCCGTTACCACCGTCCCTCGACCAGATATGCTGAAAACATCCTCTATCGGCATCAAAAACGGCTTGTCTATATCACGCACCGGCTCCGGTATGTACTCGTCCACTGCATCCATTAACTCAAATACACAACGAGCCTCCTCACTGTCAGGATCATCACTCTCCAGCGCCTTCAACGCACTGCCCCGAATGATCGGTACATCGTCGCCAGGAAACTCGTACTTGCTCAACAACTCCCGCAACTCCAACTCCACCAGCTCGATCAACTCCTCATCGTCCACCATGTCTACCTTGTTCAAAAATACCACAATGTACGGCACTCCTACCTGACGCGCCAGCAATATGTGCTCCCGCGTCTGCGGCATAGGACCATCATCCGCCCCTACCACCAGTATCGCTCCGT
Coding sequences within:
- the rplK gene encoding 50S ribosomal protein L11, encoding MAKKVIANIKLQVVAGQANPSPPIGPALGQHGVNIMEFCKSFNAKTQGQEGMIIPVVITVYADRSFTYVTKTPPASVLLKKAAKIAKGSSEPNREKVGTVSRQQVEEIAKLKMPDLNATTLEAAVRTIEGTARSMGITVE
- the nusG gene encoding transcription termination/antitermination protein NusG, producing the protein MAKQWFIVHTYSGYEQKVKGALEDRIRSLGKEDLFDEILVPTEKVVELVRGERKTSARKFYPGYIMVRMELNDETWHIVKNTPKVTGFIGGKGKPTPLSDEEAEKIINQMAEGALKPKPKYLFERGDEVRVIDGPFSNFSGVVDEINPEKGKVRVLVSIFGRSTPVELDFVQVTKI
- the secE gene encoding preprotein translocase subunit SecE, whose translation is MAKKGKKRSARRNSAVSAKARGSSADSSARVRKDAARKSKSPQKDGVSARTAGIVKQAGQFVREAKVELTKVTWPSRKETIASTSVVLVIVFLIGAFLGLVDLGLSRILKMVLS
- the rpmG gene encoding 50S ribosomal protein L33 — protein: MRIIVTLACSECKRRNYTTTKNKRTTPDKLEFRKYCRFCGHHTVHRETK
- the tuf gene encoding elongation factor Tu, translating into MAKKKFERTKPHINIGTIGHIDHGKTTLTAAITKHLARKGMAEFVPFDEIDKAPEEKERGITIATAHVEYETDKRHYAHVDCPGHADYIKNMITGAAQMDGAILVVGADDGPMPQTREHILLARQVGVPYIVVFLNKVDMVDDEELIELVELELRELLSKYEFPGDDVPIIRGSALKALESDDPDSEEARCVFELMDAVDEYIPEPVRDIDKPFLMPIEDVFSISGRGTVVTGRVERGIVRVGDEVEIVGIRPTHKTVCTGVEMFRKTLDEGRAGDNIGVLLRGVKRDEVERGQVVYVLKKEEGGRHTPFFNGYRPQFYFRTTDVTGVVTLPEGVEMVMPGDNVAMRVELITPIAMEKELRFAIREGGRTVGAGVISEVIE